A window from Thermoanaerobaculales bacterium encodes these proteins:
- a CDS encoding Glu/Leu/Phe/Val dehydrogenase — translation MSEPLTFFEQVNRNFDKAAAFTSHPPGILEQIKQINSVIHFVFPIKRDDGSVAVMHGWRAEHSHHKLPTKGGIRYAMTVNEDEVMALAALMTYKCAIVNVPFGGATGGVRIAAHEYSESELERITRRFTFELFTKNFIGPGLDVPAPDFGTGQREMAWIADTYATLAPHDINAAGCVTAKPVSEGGIEGRAEATGRGVFYALREVCSIAEDMRAIGLTAGLEGKRVVVQGLGNVGYHTAKFLQEDGGALIVGAAEHEGAIAKRGGIDVEALMAHRLATSSILGFEGATDLASRDLGLEVDCDILIPAALENAITMDNAPRIKAKIIAEAANGPVSSTASEAFFERGVLVLPDTYVNAGGVTVSYFEWLKNLEHVQFGRLEKRFDEQSARRLLTAIEHATGRGFSDQEISSIARGAEEIDLVNSGLEETMIEAYHTVREIFKRGGGAYDLRAASMIGAIDKVALAYKDRGIFP, via the coding sequence GTGTCCGAGCCGCTGACATTCTTCGAGCAGGTCAACCGCAACTTCGACAAGGCCGCCGCCTTCACCAGCCACCCCCCCGGCATCCTCGAGCAGATCAAGCAGATCAACAGCGTGATCCACTTCGTCTTTCCCATCAAACGGGACGATGGCTCGGTCGCCGTGATGCACGGCTGGCGTGCCGAGCACAGCCACCACAAGCTCCCGACCAAGGGCGGCATCCGCTACGCCATGACGGTCAACGAGGACGAGGTGATGGCGCTGGCCGCGCTGATGACCTACAAGTGCGCCATCGTCAACGTGCCGTTCGGGGGCGCCACGGGCGGGGTCAGGATCGCGGCCCACGAGTACTCGGAGAGCGAGCTCGAGCGGATCACGCGTCGCTTCACGTTCGAGCTCTTCACCAAGAACTTCATCGGCCCTGGTCTCGACGTCCCGGCACCTGACTTCGGCACCGGGCAGCGCGAGATGGCATGGATCGCCGACACCTACGCGACCCTGGCGCCCCACGACATCAACGCCGCCGGCTGCGTCACCGCCAAGCCGGTCTCGGAGGGCGGCATCGAGGGCCGGGCGGAGGCGACCGGCAGAGGCGTCTTCTACGCGCTCCGCGAGGTCTGCAGCATCGCCGAGGACATGCGCGCGATCGGCTTGACGGCCGGCCTCGAGGGCAAGCGGGTCGTGGTCCAGGGCCTCGGCAATGTCGGATACCACACGGCCAAGTTCCTGCAGGAGGATGGCGGCGCCCTGATCGTCGGTGCAGCCGAGCACGAGGGCGCGATCGCCAAGCGCGGTGGCATCGACGTCGAGGCGCTCATGGCGCACCGCCTGGCGACCAGCTCGATCCTCGGGTTCGAGGGCGCCACCGACCTGGCCAGCCGCGATCTGGGCCTCGAGGTCGACTGCGACATCCTGATCCCGGCCGCACTCGAGAACGCCATCACCATGGACAATGCCCCGCGCATCAAGGCAAAGATCATCGCCGAGGCCGCCAACGGGCCGGTCAGCTCGACGGCCAGCGAGGCCTTTTTCGAGCGCGGCGTCCTGGTGCTGCCCGACACCTACGTCAACGCCGGCGGCGTCACGGTGTCCTACTTCGAGTGGCTGAAGAACCTCGAGCACGTCCAGTTCGGGCGCCTCGAGAAGCGCTTCGACGAGCAGTCCGCCCGCCGGCTGCTGACCGCCATCGAGCACGCCACGGGTCGGGGCTTTTCGGACCAGGAGATCAGCTCGATCGCCCGCGGCGCGGAGGAGATCGACCTCGTCAACTCCGGTCTCGAGGAGACCATGATCGAGGCCTATCACACGGTCCGTGAGATCTTCAAGCGCGGCGGCGGCGCCTACGACCTGCGAGCGGCGTCGATGATCGGTGCCATCGACAAGGTCGCCCTCGCCTACAAGGACCGCGGCATATTCCCCTGA
- a CDS encoding RsmE family RNA methyltransferase, with amino-acid sequence MATERWVLVEQGTLETGERVALDRLESQHLAVTLRLRPGDTVTLCDGRGGVADAALEIVDARRCEARIVARHEPLAVPPPRVVVGLGVLHGQAMDWAVQKCVETGVAGLVPLLVERSQLGARAAAARAEHWRRVARQALKQCRRPWQMEVAEPQALERLVAERAGAAGLVADPAGDPVAALPGPLPDLLVVGPEGGFAPGERQLLREASWPEVRLGRWVLRAETAAVVGAAMLIAEHEARAAAGDAPGQPGGFGNGNGSGSGGS; translated from the coding sequence ATGGCGACTGAACGCTGGGTCCTGGTCGAGCAGGGGACGCTCGAGACGGGCGAGCGGGTGGCCCTGGATCGCCTGGAGTCGCAGCACCTCGCCGTCACCCTCCGCCTGCGCCCCGGCGACACGGTCACCCTGTGCGACGGCCGCGGTGGCGTCGCCGACGCGGCGCTCGAGATCGTCGACGCGCGACGGTGCGAGGCGAGGATCGTGGCACGGCACGAGCCGCTGGCCGTGCCGCCGCCGCGGGTGGTTGTCGGGCTGGGAGTGCTGCACGGCCAGGCCATGGACTGGGCGGTGCAGAAGTGCGTCGAGACCGGGGTTGCCGGGCTCGTCCCCTTGCTGGTCGAGCGCTCGCAGCTCGGGGCGCGAGCCGCCGCGGCGCGCGCCGAGCACTGGCGCCGAGTGGCTCGGCAGGCGCTCAAGCAGTGCCGGCGTCCGTGGCAGATGGAGGTCGCCGAGCCGCAGGCGCTCGAGCGCCTCGTGGCCGAGAGGGCGGGCGCGGCCGGGCTGGTCGCCGATCCGGCCGGGGACCCGGTCGCCGCGCTGCCCGGGCCGCTGCCCGACCTGCTCGTGGTGGGTCCGGAGGGCGGTTTCGCGCCCGGCGAGCGGCAGCTGCTGCGGGAGGCGAGCTGGCCGGAGGTGCGCCTCGGTCGCTGGGTGCTCCGCGCGGAGACGGCGGCGGTGGTCGGCGCCGCGATGCTGATCGCGGAGCACGAGGCGCGGGCGGCCGCTGGCGATGCCCCAGGACAGCCCGGTGGTTTCGGGAACGGGAACGGGAGCGGGAGCGGGGGGAGCTGA
- a CDS encoding branched-chain amino acid aminotransferase: protein MEKPRYYFTGDSDKVDLDFAALDFSYISCPYRFEAVFEHGVWRVRGLFEKSPMEIPEGSQCLHYGQQLFEGMKVLTGADGAVYAFRPRDNARRMNAGARYLRGPEVPEELFVRGIEEVVAANLPYVPPFGSGAALYLRPFYIGIGDNVGVKPASSFVFRIFVTPVGPYFKGGFGPDQGKSFMVTRYDRAAPHGTGHVKAGGNYACSFWPGVEAKSKGFAEALYLDPVEHRYIEEIGAANFLGFRDKTLITPDSASVLPSITRESLLQIAADVFGWPTEQRKIPIEELDEIGAAACCGTAAVITWIQRIVDGDKVWEFPFDGRWQRLYDELVGIQTATAADPFGWRHKIPV, encoded by the coding sequence ATGGAGAAGCCGCGGTACTACTTCACCGGGGACAGCGACAAGGTCGACCTCGACTTCGCGGCGCTCGACTTCAGCTACATCAGCTGTCCGTACCGTTTCGAGGCGGTCTTCGAGCACGGGGTGTGGCGAGTCCGCGGCCTGTTCGAGAAGTCCCCGATGGAGATCCCCGAGGGCAGCCAGTGCCTGCACTATGGGCAGCAGCTGTTCGAGGGCATGAAGGTGCTGACCGGGGCTGACGGCGCCGTCTACGCGTTCCGTCCCCGCGACAACGCGCGGCGGATGAACGCCGGAGCTCGCTACCTGCGGGGACCGGAGGTGCCGGAGGAGCTGTTCGTTCGCGGCATCGAGGAGGTGGTGGCGGCAAACCTGCCCTACGTGCCGCCGTTCGGCAGCGGCGCCGCGCTCTACCTGCGGCCCTTCTACATCGGGATCGGTGACAACGTCGGAGTCAAGCCCGCCTCGAGCTTCGTCTTCCGGATCTTCGTGACCCCGGTCGGCCCCTACTTCAAGGGTGGCTTCGGGCCTGACCAGGGCAAGTCCTTCATGGTTACCCGCTACGACCGGGCCGCTCCGCACGGGACGGGCCACGTCAAGGCGGGCGGCAACTACGCCTGCTCGTTCTGGCCGGGCGTCGAAGCGAAGTCCAAGGGCTTTGCCGAGGCGCTCTACCTCGACCCGGTCGAGCACCGCTACATCGAGGAGATCGGCGCCGCCAACTTCCTCGGCTTCCGTGACAAGACCCTGATCACGCCCGACTCGGCCAGCGTGCTGCCGTCGATCACGCGTGAGTCGCTGCTGCAGATCGCGGCCGACGTCTTCGGGTGGCCGACCGAGCAGCGGAAGATCCCGATCGAGGAGCTCGATGAGATCGGCGCCGCCGCCTGCTGCGGCACCGCCGCCGTCATCACCTGGATCCAGCGAATCGTCGACGGCGACAAGGTGTGGGAGTTTCCGTTCGACGGGCGCTGGCAGCGGCTGTACGACGAGCTGGTCGGAATCCAGACCGCCACCGCCGCCGACCCCTTCGGCTGGCGACACAAGATCCCGGTCTGA
- a CDS encoding TatD family hydrolase, with product MPAELRPLWIDSHAHVTMFGDDEVPALLQRAAEHGVGGVLVPSTGPADLARALELAAAWPRQLLAAAGVHPHDASSLDGAVKARVERALAEPGVVAVGEIGLDYHYMSSPREDQLRALDWQLDLAVAAGLPVILHNRESWADLEARLARHRGVLRGVCHSFAEGSGEAARVVELGLLVGVSGMVTFKGAHNIRDMAGALAPAQVLVETDSPFLAPVPHRGRRNQPAYVVLVGERLADLWRVTAAEVAAASTRSFRDLFAVGEGWPGPA from the coding sequence ATGCCCGCCGAATTGCGACCGCTCTGGATCGACTCCCACGCCCACGTGACGATGTTCGGGGACGACGAGGTGCCCGCGCTGCTGCAGCGCGCCGCCGAGCACGGGGTCGGCGGGGTGCTGGTGCCGTCGACCGGACCGGCCGACCTCGCGCGGGCCCTCGAGCTGGCGGCGGCGTGGCCACGGCAGCTGCTGGCTGCAGCCGGCGTCCACCCGCACGATGCGTCGTCGCTCGACGGTGCCGTCAAGGCTCGCGTCGAGCGCGCGCTGGCGGAGCCTGGGGTGGTTGCGGTCGGCGAGATCGGTCTCGATTACCACTACATGAGCTCGCCACGGGAGGATCAGCTGCGTGCCCTCGACTGGCAGCTCGACCTCGCGGTGGCTGCCGGGCTGCCGGTGATCCTCCACAATCGGGAGTCCTGGGCCGACCTCGAGGCCCGGCTGGCACGGCACCGAGGCGTCCTTCGCGGCGTCTGCCACTCGTTTGCCGAGGGCTCGGGGGAGGCGGCGAGGGTGGTCGAGCTCGGCCTGCTGGTCGGGGTGTCCGGGATGGTGACGTTCAAGGGAGCGCACAACATCCGCGACATGGCAGGGGCGCTGGCGCCGGCGCAGGTCCTGGTCGAGACCGACAGCCCTTTTCTCGCCCCGGTCCCGCACCGCGGGCGACGAAACCAGCCGGCCTACGTGGTGCTCGTGGGCGAGCGGCTCGCAGATCTCTGGAGGGTCACGGCTGCGGAGGTGGCGGCGGCGTCGACCCGGAGCTTCCGGGACCTGTTCGCGGTCGGCGAGGGGTGGCCGGGTCCGGCCTGA
- a CDS encoding PEGA domain-containing protein — MRPIRPWTLLAVVVACLAAAAAVAADSPQATTGDPGPAAPSGDDAGEVPCSSVATMWPVSDSGGVTLQEPQLAVVMTDIRPKDALVFLDGRFAGRARYFNGFHGFLYLEPGSYRLELRMDGRRTAAFKIAARPSCRFDIRHRMERSRGSSTEPPLPPVGKGEPTQWVWAPVAGEAAAAPAPGRPAGPDAALRPDLGLGPTSTAAGEVARGSLRLRVKPPTAEVYLDGSFLATARELELMVAPLAVPAGRHAIEVRAPGFSTGFEAVSLVAGEVVEVEVVLQRGPG; from the coding sequence ATGCGACCGATACGGCCCTGGACCCTGCTGGCGGTGGTGGTCGCGTGCCTGGCCGCCGCCGCGGCCGTGGCCGCGGACAGCCCGCAGGCCACGACCGGAGACCCCGGCCCGGCGGCACCGTCCGGCGATGATGCCGGCGAGGTGCCCTGCAGCTCGGTGGCGACGATGTGGCCGGTGTCCGACTCCGGAGGCGTGACGCTGCAGGAGCCGCAACTCGCGGTCGTCATGACCGACATCCGACCCAAGGACGCGCTGGTGTTTCTCGATGGCAGGTTTGCCGGCCGCGCGCGCTACTTCAACGGCTTCCACGGATTCCTCTACCTCGAGCCCGGCTCCTACCGCTTGGAGCTCCGGATGGACGGCCGTCGCACCGCGGCGTTCAAGATCGCCGCGCGGCCGAGCTGCCGTTTCGACATCCGGCATCGCATGGAGCGGTCCCGAGGATCCTCGACCGAGCCGCCGCTGCCGCCGGTGGGCAAGGGTGAGCCCACGCAGTGGGTCTGGGCGCCGGTGGCGGGCGAGGCGGCAGCGGCGCCGGCCCCCGGCCGGCCGGCGGGGCCGGATGCCGCGCTGAGGCCCGATCTGGGCCTCGGCCCGACGTCGACAGCCGCCGGCGAGGTCGCCCGAGGATCGCTCCGGCTGCGCGTGAAGCCCCCCACCGCCGAGGTCTACCTGGACGGCTCGTTCCTGGCGACCGCCCGCGAGCTCGAGCTCATGGTCGCGCCGCTGGCGGTGCCGGCCGGTCGCCACGCGATCGAGGTGCGCGCCCCCGGTTTCTCCACCGGCTTCGAAGCGGTGTCGCTGGTCGCCGGAGAGGTCGTGGAGGTCGAGGTCGTACTCCAGCGGGGGCCCGGCTGA
- a CDS encoding YqgE/AlgH family protein, whose amino-acid sequence MSEAPPPLAGKLLIAMPGLVDPNFWHAVVLVGVHSSEEGAFGLVINRPLNVELNEILAELGESVDEGQLPQVLAGGPVEPNHGFVVFEGRGQEPDETVLAVASDIMVSGSTETLAKLARGRLAGRYHLFLGYSGWHPGQLEQEIEDNSWLVAPLDTSIIFEVPIEERWTAALRSIGVEPGTLVDLGSGAPT is encoded by the coding sequence ATGAGCGAAGCGCCGCCGCCCCTCGCAGGCAAGCTGCTGATTGCCATGCCGGGCCTGGTCGACCCGAACTTCTGGCACGCCGTGGTCTTAGTCGGCGTGCACTCCTCGGAGGAGGGCGCGTTCGGGCTGGTCATCAACCGGCCCCTCAACGTCGAGCTCAACGAGATCCTCGCCGAGCTCGGCGAGTCGGTGGACGAGGGGCAGCTGCCTCAGGTCCTGGCGGGCGGGCCGGTCGAGCCCAACCACGGCTTCGTCGTCTTCGAGGGCCGCGGTCAGGAGCCGGACGAGACGGTCCTGGCGGTCGCCAGCGACATCATGGTCTCGGGCAGCACCGAGACCCTCGCCAAGCTCGCTCGCGGCAGGCTCGCCGGCCGCTATCACCTGTTCCTCGGCTACTCGGGTTGGCACCCTGGGCAGCTCGAGCAGGAGATCGAGGACAACTCCTGGCTGGTCGCACCGCTCGACACCTCGATCATCTTCGAGGTCCCGATCGAGGAGCGCTGGACAGCCGCGCTGCGTTCGATCGGCGTCGAGCCGGGGACCCTCGTCGACCTCGGATCCGGCGCCCCGACCTGA
- the alr gene encoding alanine racemase gives MEGRGDHSQWFEIDAGALRHNLRVFRGILSPGTKIAAVVKANAYGHGLAEVAPLAGTAADWLAVHTADEARRVRRLGIRSPILIMGFIARGELHDLDADVHVFVSTLEVVRWLGEYRRSSGISLPIHLKIDTGTKRQGLDRSSIAGVCRDAAREGLSIVGIATHFANIEDTLEHEFARHQLELFGDAIAALRGELGGDVTHVHAACSAASLLFRETDFNLARIGISMYGHWPSRETRLTWILDHGRDGVKLQPALSWRTVIGQLQRVSAGETVGYGRTWRALRPTLLAVLPVGYADGYPRALGNRARVLAGGRPVPVVGRVCMNMMMVDVTDLPGASVGDEVVLLGRQGDSAVTAEELAELAGTINYEFLARLSPTVPRFVVGDRSEAPAT, from the coding sequence ATGGAAGGCCGTGGCGACCACTCCCAGTGGTTCGAGATCGATGCCGGCGCCCTGAGGCACAACCTGCGCGTCTTTCGAGGGATATTGAGCCCGGGGACGAAGATCGCCGCCGTGGTCAAGGCCAACGCCTACGGGCACGGTCTCGCGGAGGTGGCCCCCCTCGCCGGGACGGCCGCGGACTGGCTGGCGGTCCACACCGCCGACGAGGCTCGTCGCGTGCGCCGGCTGGGAATTCGAAGCCCGATCCTGATCATGGGCTTCATCGCCCGTGGTGAGCTCCACGATCTGGACGCCGACGTCCACGTTTTCGTGTCAACCCTGGAGGTGGTCAGGTGGCTCGGTGAGTACCGCAGATCGAGCGGCATTTCGCTGCCCATTCACCTCAAGATTGACACCGGAACCAAACGCCAGGGCCTCGACCGCTCCAGCATTGCCGGGGTCTGCCGGGACGCCGCCCGCGAGGGGCTTTCGATCGTCGGCATCGCCACTCATTTCGCCAACATCGAGGACACGCTCGAGCACGAATTTGCGCGCCACCAGCTCGAGCTTTTCGGTGACGCCATCGCTGCATTACGAGGCGAGTTGGGCGGTGATGTTACCCACGTGCACGCCGCGTGCTCGGCCGCGTCGCTGCTGTTTCGTGAGACCGATTTCAACCTCGCCCGAATCGGGATTTCGATGTACGGGCACTGGCCATCGCGCGAGACCCGGTTGACGTGGATTCTCGACCACGGACGGGACGGCGTGAAGCTCCAGCCGGCGCTGTCCTGGCGGACGGTCATCGGGCAGCTCCAGCGCGTGTCCGCCGGCGAGACGGTCGGCTACGGCCGGACCTGGAGAGCCCTTCGTCCGACCCTGCTGGCGGTGCTGCCGGTGGGCTATGCGGACGGCTACCCGCGCGCGCTGGGCAACCGGGCGCGGGTGCTGGCGGGGGGCCGCCCGGTTCCGGTGGTGGGCCGGGTGTGCATGAACATGATGATGGTGGACGTCACCGACCTGCCAGGGGCGTCTGTCGGCGACGAGGTCGTGCTGCTCGGCCGCCAGGGCGACTCGGCGGTGACGGCCGAGGAGCTGGCGGAGCTCGCCGGGACGATCAACTACGAGTTTCTCGCCCGGCTGTCGCCCACGGTCCCCCGGTTCGTGGTGGGAGATCGCAGCGAGGCCCCGGCGACATGA
- a CDS encoding 50S ribosomal protein L11 methyltransferase: MAGCVELSCELPIGAEDVLPEILGPLSVLGAQVGEAVGAILPVTVFIDEARSAEPDSVRAALEGIGARRIAARFVEDRDWLAGYRDAARPFAIGRGWWIDPCPESPTPAPKGRVRLAIEPRTAFGSGTHESTQLVLSALEGLPVRGRSVLDVGTGSGILALAAGRLGARPVVALDVDRDAIWVARRTARDQDWPARPLLLAGPISAIGQSRFDVVLCNMISEHSKPLLPDIRRVLEPAGVAVLSGLLESELAAMRTALRNAGLVARLEERRGEWLSLTAARDGD; this comes from the coding sequence ATGGCGGGTTGCGTCGAGCTGAGCTGCGAGCTCCCGATCGGGGCGGAGGACGTTCTTCCCGAGATCCTCGGGCCGCTGTCGGTGCTCGGGGCCCAGGTCGGCGAGGCGGTGGGGGCCATTCTGCCGGTGACCGTCTTCATCGACGAAGCTCGGTCCGCCGAGCCGGACAGCGTGCGGGCCGCTCTCGAGGGAATCGGCGCGAGGCGGATCGCGGCGCGCTTCGTCGAGGACCGCGACTGGCTGGCCGGCTACCGTGATGCGGCGCGGCCTTTCGCCATCGGCCGGGGCTGGTGGATCGACCCATGCCCGGAGTCGCCCACGCCCGCGCCGAAAGGTCGCGTCCGGCTCGCGATCGAGCCGCGGACCGCCTTCGGCAGCGGCACCCACGAGTCGACGCAGCTGGTGCTGTCGGCGCTCGAGGGCCTCCCGGTGCGCGGCAGGTCGGTGCTCGACGTGGGGACCGGATCGGGGATCCTCGCACTCGCCGCCGGCCGGCTCGGCGCCCGTCCGGTGGTCGCGCTCGACGTCGATCGGGACGCGATCTGGGTCGCCCGGCGCACCGCGCGCGATCAGGACTGGCCGGCTCGACCGTTGCTGCTCGCCGGTCCGATATCGGCCATCGGGCAGAGCCGGTTCGACGTCGTCCTCTGCAACATGATCTCGGAGCACTCGAAGCCCCTGCTGCCGGACATCCGCCGCGTCCTCGAGCCTGCCGGCGTCGCCGTGCTGTCCGGGCTGCTCGAGAGCGAGCTCGCCGCCATGCGCACCGCGTTGCGGAATGCCGGGCTGGTGGCGCGGTTGGAGGAGAGGCGCGGGGAGTGGCTCAGCCTGACGGCGGCGCGCGATGGCGACTGA
- the msrB gene encoding peptide-methionine (R)-S-oxide reductase MsrB, which produces MGKNGYLTVALAVAVGGLAAVQAAGQTEQGDESMARRIEVYSVELGRMVTVDVVELSDDEWRERLTDEQYRVTREHGTERAFTGALLDHHGEGLYRCAACGNDLFLSTTKYDSGSGWPSFYAPVDAANVATTPDRSFGMTRTELRCSRCGAHLGHVFEDGPRPTGLRYCINSEALAFAPMEIDDAADASAGDASPEGKAADRERNSCGPG; this is translated from the coding sequence ATGGGGAAGAACGGGTACCTGACGGTGGCGCTGGCGGTCGCCGTGGGCGGCCTCGCGGCGGTGCAGGCGGCCGGCCAGACCGAGCAAGGAGACGAGAGCATGGCGCGACGAATCGAGGTCTACTCGGTGGAGCTGGGGAGGATGGTCACCGTTGACGTGGTGGAGCTGTCCGACGACGAGTGGCGCGAGCGGCTGACCGACGAGCAGTACCGGGTGACCCGGGAGCACGGGACCGAGCGGGCTTTCACCGGGGCGCTGCTCGACCATCACGGCGAGGGTCTGTACCGCTGCGCTGCCTGCGGCAACGACCTCTTCCTGTCGACCACGAAGTACGACTCGGGGAGCGGCTGGCCGAGCTTCTACGCCCCGGTCGACGCCGCCAACGTCGCAACCACGCCTGACCGCTCCTTCGGCATGACGCGCACCGAGCTCCGGTGCAGCCGCTGCGGCGCGCACCTCGGGCACGTTTTCGAGGACGGGCCCCGCCCGACCGGCCTCCGCTACTGCATCAACTCGGAGGCGCTCGCCTTTGCGCCGATGGAGATCGACGACGCAGCGGATGCGTCGGCCGGCGATGCCTCGCCCGAGGGCAAGGCCGCGGACCGCGAGCGCAACAGCTGTGGGCCCGGTTGA
- a CDS encoding glycosyltransferase, translating into MGTRDSHPPATVVIPTHNRLSCLQRVVAAVENQFAPGGRRPQLIVVDDGSSDGTGEWLRRESGAGRLRALTQASAGPAVARNRGAAAGTGDVVLFLGDDTVPEAGWLLAHLEEHRLHGGAGRPLAVVGYTGFPSEHDTPFLRFINEHGPQFGYLLIEDARRLPFNFFYTSNVSIDRAEMLRLGGFREDFPAAAWEDIEFAYRATRGGLAIRYQPLARAVHHHRIHPRTFCRRQRTSGRSAAIFARLHPELADFLGVARARALRPGHRWRRALLTLAVGFGELLPGVVPPRVLQSFVDSSYLEGLAGALQQT; encoded by the coding sequence GTGGGCACGCGGGACAGCCATCCGCCGGCCACCGTGGTCATCCCGACCCACAACCGTCTGAGCTGCCTGCAGCGCGTCGTGGCCGCGGTCGAGAACCAGTTCGCGCCAGGCGGCCGGAGGCCGCAGCTGATCGTGGTCGACGACGGCTCGAGCGACGGGACTGGAGAGTGGCTGCGCCGGGAGAGCGGCGCCGGCCGCCTGCGGGCGTTGACCCAGGCCAGCGCCGGGCCGGCGGTCGCCCGCAACCGCGGAGCAGCCGCAGGCACCGGCGACGTGGTGCTGTTCCTCGGCGACGACACCGTCCCCGAGGCTGGATGGCTGCTGGCCCACCTCGAGGAGCACCGCTTGCACGGGGGCGCCGGGCGCCCGCTGGCGGTGGTCGGCTACACCGGGTTTCCGAGCGAGCACGACACCCCGTTCCTGCGCTTCATCAACGAGCACGGGCCCCAGTTCGGCTACCTGCTGATCGAGGACGCGCGGCGCCTCCCGTTCAACTTCTTCTACACCTCGAACGTCTCGATCGATCGGGCCGAGATGCTGCGGCTGGGCGGCTTCCGCGAGGACTTCCCCGCGGCGGCCTGGGAGGACATCGAGTTCGCCTACCGGGCGACTCGAGGCGGGCTCGCCATTCGCTACCAGCCGCTGGCCCGCGCCGTGCACCACCACCGTATCCATCCACGGACGTTCTGTCGCCGCCAGAGGACGTCCGGTCGATCGGCGGCCATCTTCGCGCGACTCCATCCCGAGCTCGCCGACTTCCTGGGCGTCGCTCGGGCGCGGGCGTTGCGGCCCGGGCACCGCTGGCGGCGCGCGCTGCTGACGCTGGCGGTCGGCTTCGGGGAGCTCCTTCCCGGGGTGGTGCCGCCCCGGGTCCTGCAGAGCTTCGTCGACTCCAGCTACCTCGAGGGCCTGGCAGGAGCCTTGCAACAAACCTGA
- a CDS encoding M23 family metallopeptidase, whose amino-acid sequence MQLLDSSRARRIGLAVALATVALLPAGPTTGAAAEARPTGGPGDAAAAAATVNPGGVVRWPGRDIDRCRLGDLQWQPWGDACWFPIDLLQPPGRLELERVRLGKTERMAVTVADYPYPVQRLTVAPEMATPPENQLGRIRREGEEVRAVWELGGPPAFSLPLEPPLDPLPEARSFGSRRYFNDQPRDPHSGIDLSAARGTPVVAAERGRVVIAADHYFSGNSVFIDHGDGLVTMYFHLDRVDVRAGQTVERGQVVGTVGSTGRVTGPHLHFGVRWHGARIDPVLLLSDPSRVPEVTPGAQG is encoded by the coding sequence GTGCAACTTCTGGACAGCTCGAGGGCACGCCGCATCGGTTTGGCAGTGGCGCTCGCGACGGTGGCGCTGCTGCCCGCCGGGCCGACCACGGGCGCGGCTGCCGAGGCCCGGCCGACAGGCGGCCCCGGCGACGCTGCCGCGGCCGCGGCAACGGTGAATCCCGGCGGTGTCGTGCGCTGGCCGGGCCGCGACATCGACCGCTGCCGGCTCGGCGACCTCCAATGGCAGCCCTGGGGCGACGCCTGCTGGTTTCCGATCGACCTGTTGCAGCCGCCCGGGCGGCTGGAGCTCGAGCGGGTCCGACTCGGTAAGACCGAGCGGATGGCGGTAACGGTCGCCGACTACCCGTACCCGGTCCAGCGCCTGACGGTCGCCCCCGAGATGGCGACTCCTCCGGAAAACCAGCTCGGGCGCATCCGCCGCGAGGGAGAGGAGGTCAGGGCCGTCTGGGAGCTCGGCGGGCCGCCGGCCTTCAGCCTCCCCTTGGAGCCGCCGCTCGATCCCCTACCCGAGGCGAGGAGCTTCGGCTCGCGGCGCTACTTCAATGACCAGCCCCGCGACCCCCACAGCGGGATCGACCTCAGCGCGGCGAGGGGCACGCCGGTCGTCGCCGCGGAGCGCGGCCGCGTGGTGATCGCAGCGGACCACTACTTCTCCGGCAACAGCGTGTTCATCGACCATGGCGACGGCCTGGTCACGATGTACTTCCACCTCGACCGCGTCGATGTCCGCGCCGGGCAAACGGTCGAGCGCGGGCAGGTCGTCGGCACGGTCGGGTCGACCGGCCGCGTCACCGGCCCCCACCTCCACTTCGGCGTCCGCTGGCACGGAGCCCGCATCGACCCCGTGCTGCTGCTCAGCGACCCGTCCCGGGTTCCGGAGGTGACGCCGGGGGCGCAGGGTTGA